The Bicyclus anynana chromosome Z, ilBicAnyn1.1, whole genome shotgun sequence genome window below encodes:
- the LOC112047944 gene encoding outer dense fiber protein 2-like, protein MQNGSKHFLKNILLCMLQAIKNHSKKKSICDPSKSCTSIEFNNPKFHTLPKFWYSPEKQDRHNVLGSCLKSPREVNTASETNLLMIQRNDNIEDFTCLEKDTAACGDEKFGGEKFSLTDMQNTSHNIRKFIVQLKSQLTAILEMGWGGVHSNTYKKEKEFLLPASPSSKDVDDPLIKKVRDIHTETRSSVRIVRDSRARLLEIQKKPNFTEADVNELRERNDLLIRVMERFDRVTKSLQKLVGTEVLNLKNSNDEVNQKFKPTQMDLPSYQGRTARSTEVLAPCKDSDGTCSSSQQSKSEIDLTRKLNESYDMQEKLVADNADLEVKRYILYKELMIKDQNLETCRAQIKRLQGELKLMNKETTALHERLNRNNPEGDATAIKQDLSCYPDIEIFTQDGKKIYVNNAAELLTKLDNYKDSSKDLENLLEQLENQVCDIREEMADVKAAGSACRGGGGKNICFEQPSGAPPVPPMTKSCGVCPPCPAPCNPNAPPTPAEREVQKLTIQLRQTEENFKTKVAECAVLRTDLAKKKEELEKERCQHREVQKKLRELEMKFEGLTTHTNMLMGTKEQAFEQEVNVRALKQCYREARDEIDELRLLMKEQNNQLQDYRVKYLQAQQLVEEQRRQMDMMDMDNTRISEQINLEIQRVKLKFQEKLQELAPIPDLLKATQIRLKDAQQSQAIAEHNAEQLARELNSAREKVHALLHNSIKPPEKGPDRGGDEKQINLLQQRISQLTEINQSLKSDIERLKANTIRMEESVLANEKRLHEKMHECAQLGGELDRARDEAARALQRANERTDTLRKCMQTTVGELERQLAATRAQVKTAEKEREEVQNRMQCQIKRLSENFEQAQLRILGLNTQVNALRHAVSSTGEGEGDTEAQAQECTCKSFFE, encoded by the exons atgcAGAATGGCAGCAAACactttcttaaaaatattttattgtgcaTGTTGCAGGCGATAAAGAATCATTCAAAAAAGAAGTCCATATGCGACCCTTCTAAAAGTTGCACTTCTATAGAGTTCAATAACCCGAAGTTTCACACACTGCCAAAGTTTTGGTACAGCCCAGAAAAGCAAGACCGACACAATGTTCTTGGATCTTGCCTTAAATCACCACGTGAAGTCAATACTGCCTCTGAAACAAACTTGCTAATG ATTCAAAGAAATGACAATATTGAAGACTTTACTTGTTTAGAAAAGGATACAGCAGCTTGCGGAGACGAAAAATTTGGTGGTGAAAAATTTTCTCTCACAGACATGCAGAACACCTCCCATAATATCAGAAAAT TTATAGTACAACTAAAATCACAGCTGACTGCCATTCTGGAAATGGGTTGGGGAGGAGTACATTCAAACACGTATAAAAaagagaaagag TTTCTTCTCCCAGCTTCACCCTCTTCGAAAGACGTTGATGATCCACTTATAAAGAAAGTACGTGACATACACACAGAAACGCGAAGTAGTGTAAGAATTGTACGAGACTCTAGAGCAAGGCTGCTTGAAATACAAAAG aaGCCCAATTTCACGGAAGCTGATGTGAATGAACTGAGAGAACGGAATGATTTACTTATTCGTGTAATGGAACGATTTGACCGAGTTACTAAAAGTTTACAAAAATTGGTTGGAACGGaagtgttaaatttaaaaaattcaaacgatGAAgttaatcaaaaatttaaacccACTCAAATGG ATTTACCATCATATCAAGGAAGGACAGCTCGCTCGACAGAAGTTTTAGCTCCGTGTAAAGATTCTGACGGTACCTGTAGTTCGTCTCAACAAAGCAAGTCT gAAATTGACTTGACTCGGAAATTGAATGAAAGTTACGATATGCAGGAGAAGTTGGTTGCGGATAATGCGGATTTAGAAGTCAAGAG gtaCATCCTTTATAAGGAGTTAATGATAAAGGATCAAAACTTGGAGACCTGTCGGGCTCAAATCAAGAGGCTTCAAGGCGAACTGAAATTAATGAACAAAGAGACTACAGCGCTTCACGAGAGATTAAATAGAAATAATCCCGAG gGCGATGCGACTGCGATAAAACAAGACCTCTCATGTTACCCAGACATTGAAATATTTACTCAG gATGGCAAAAAGATTTATGTGAACAACGCGGCAGAATTACTGACGAAGCTCGATAATTATAAAGATTCTTCAAAAGATCTT GAAAATTTACTAGAACAGCTAGAGAATCAGGTTTGCGATATACGCGAGGAAATGGCTGATGTGAAAGCTGCGGGAAGCGCCTGCCGAGGCGGTGGCGGGAAAAATATATGCTTTGAGCAACCG TCTGGAGCTCCGCCCGTTCCTCCGATGACAAAATCC TGTGGCGTTTGTCCTCCATGTCCAGCGCCATGTAATCCTAACGCTCCACCG ACTCCTGCAGAGAGAGAAGTGCAGAAACTTACCATACAACTTCGTCAAACTGAAGAAAATTTCAAGACGAAAGTCGCCGag TGTGCAGTACTACGTACAGACTTGgctaaaaagaaagaagaactAGAAAAGGAGCGATGTCAGCACAGAGAGGTTCAAAAGAAACTGAGGGAGCTAGAAATGAAATTTGAAGGGCTAACGACCCACACTAATATGTTGATGGGTACTAAGGAACAGGCGTTCGAACAAGAGGTCAACGTTAGAGCCCTAAAACAATGTTACAGAGAAGCTAGAGACGAAATAGATGAGCTAAGGTTGTTGATGAAAGAACAAAATAACCAATTACAAGATTATCGGGTCAAG TACCTTCAAGCTCAACAGCTAGTTGAAGAACAGCGAAGACAAATGGACATGATGGACATGGATAACACTAGGATCAGTGAACAGATTAATTTGGAGATACAACGGGTTAAG CTCAAGTTTCAAGAAAAGCTGCAAGAGTTAGCACCGATACCAGATCTGCTGAAGGCAACGCAGATTAGACTGAAAGACGCACAGCAATCGCAGGCCATAGCTGAGCACAATGCAGAGCAATTAGCGAGGGAACTGAATTCTGCTAGAGAAAAG gtTCATGCGCTTTTACATAACAGTATAAAACCACCTGAAAAAGGTCCAGATAGAGGTGGTGATGAGAAGCAAATAAACTTACTTCAACAAAGAATTTCACAACTTACGGAAATTAATCAATCACTCAAGAGTGACATAGAACGTCTCAA GGCTAATACGATACGTATGGAGGAGTCAGTGCTTGCAAATGAAAAGCGTTTGCACGAAAAGATGCACGAATGTGCACAACTAGGCGGGGAACTGGACAGGGCCCGCGATGAAGCGGCCCGGGCATTGCAACGGGCCAACGAGCGCACTGATACTTTACGGAA GTGTATGCAAACTACTGTAGGTGAGTTAGAAAGGCAATTGGCAGCTACAAGGGCACAAGTTAAGACCGCCGAAAAGGAAAGAGAGGAA GTGCAAAATCGTATGCAGTGCCAGATAAAGAGATTGAGTGAAAACTTCGAACAAGCACAACTGAGGATACTAGGCCTTAACACACAAGTAAATGCTCTAAGACATGCAGTATCTAGCACTGGAGAAGGAGAAGGTGATACAGAAGCGCAGGCTCAGGAATGTACTTGCAAGTCATTCTTTGAATGA